GCGTGACCGCGATCGCTGACGTGAACCCGGGTAATGGCGGTAGCGACCGGAGCCAGTAACGGCCAGAGATCGATCGCGGCCAGCTGCTGACAGGTGCCTTCAGCCAGGGCAATAGCGCGGCCATCATAGCCCGGATGTGTGCGGCCAACGGGCTCGTTGGCTTCCACCAGCGTTACCGCCAGCTTTCCCTGGGTTAAATGAGAGATAGCCAGCGCCAGCGTGGCGCCGGCCATCCCTCCTCCTGCAATAATAATGCTCATGGCCGTTTCGCTGCCGCCATCAGTGCCTCGATTTCATCGGCATCTTTGACCACCGAGTCAGTCAGGTTCTCATTGCCATCGGCGGTGATAATAATGTCATCTTCAATGCGAATGCCGATACCGCGATACTCCGGCGGTACATCAGCATCCGGGGCGATATACAGACCCGGTTCAATGGTCAGCACCATTCCCGGTTGCAGAACACGGTCACGATCGACACCGTAGTGGCCCACGTCATGCACGTCCAGCCCAAGCCAGTGGCTTAGGCCATGCATAAAGAACTGGCGGTGGGCATTTTCAGCAATCAGGATGTCCACATCGCCCTGCATTATTCCCAGCTTGACCAGCCCACTGACCATCACCTGCACCGCTTGCGCCGTCACCTCACGGATGCTGGTGCCGGGGCGATACAACGCCAACGCACGGTTGAGTGAGGCCAGCACAATATCGTAGACCGCACGCTGCGGGGCGCTAAATTTGCCCCCTACCGGGAAAGTCCGCGTGATATCTCCGGCATAGCCTTTAAATTCACATCCGGCATCGATCAGCACCAGCTGGCCATCGCGCATCTGGCTTTCGTTTTCGGTGTAGTGCAGGATGCAGGCATTCTCGCCCGACCCGACAATGGTGTTGTAGGAGGGAAAACGTGCGCCGTGGCGGTTGAATTCGTGTTGAATTTCCCCCTCCAGCTGATACTCGAACATACCGGGGCGCGATTGCTGCATGGCTCGCGTATGGGCCAGCGCGCTGATACGCCCCGCCTCACGCAATACGGCCTGTTCTTCAGGGGATTTAATCAGGCGCAGTTCATGCACCCACGGACGCCAGTCGGTAAGCGTGGTCGGGGCAGAGAGATTCTGGCGTGAACCGCTACGCAGTTTCTCCAGCGCGCTGAAGACGATGCGGTCAGCAAAGGCGTATTGCCCCTGGGCGTGATAAACAACATCCAGTCCGTTCAGCAACAGGTGAGTCTGGTCGGCTATATCATCCCAGGGTAAGGCACGATCCACCGCCAGCGAGGCAGGCGCGGCGTCCTGCCCGAGGCGGCGTCCAAACCAGATTTCAGCGGTGAGGTCACGCACCCGGTTGAACAACACGCTGTGGCTGTGGTTATCCGCGCTTTTTATCAGCATCAGCATCGCTTCCGGTTCGTTAAAACCGGTGAAATACCAAAAATCGCTGTTCTGCCGATAAGGATATTCGCTGTCGTTGCTGCGAGTGACTTCCGGGGCGGCAAAAATTAACGCCGCGCTGGCCGGGGCCATTTTCGCTAACAGCGCCTGGCGGCGGCGCAAAAATTCCTGCTGTGTCATTCAACCTCCTGAATACAAATCCGTTAAATCACCGCTGACGGCGGGTTGCCCTTAATGCAGCGTCGGTTTTTTCATTACGACGTTAGTCGGTGCAGACACTCGGGTAAAGGTATCGTGACACAGTAATGCCGCTACACGCACATATTCCACAACCTCTTCCAGAGACTGCTCCAGCTCTTCCTGATCTTCATCTTCATCATAACCGAGCTGGGCAATAGTGCGTAAATCATCGATCGCTTCGCCGGTTTCGCCCTTCACCTTGTCGAGTTTTGGCTGCGTGACACCTAATCCCAACAGGAAATGATTTACCCAGCCAGCAAGCGCATCGGCGCGGTCAAACACGCTGATGTCATCATCTTCCGGCAGGTAGAGCTGAAACAGGAAGCCATCATCTTCCAGCGCATTGCTCGTCGCGTCGTGCAGCTGCTGCAAAGGCTGAGCCAGCGTCTGTGACCAGGCTATCCCCTCATTTGTCAGATCGTGCACCTGGGTTTGCCAGCGGTCACCGCTGCCACCGCAGATTAAACCGCTGATCAGACCATGCATTTCGGCAGGGGTCATGGCAACGCCCTGCTGGGTAAGTACTGAGGCCAGAGCGTTGTAGCCCGGCATAATGTTGGTTAGTGACATACGTTTTGGCCGTCGTTGGCTGAATAAGTTCGTGTTATGCTACCACCAGGTGCCTCGATGATTCCAGAAAGGGGTTGTTTCTTATATTTGGGGTAGTTATAGTGACGCCCGTTCCAAGCCCTTGAGCGGCAAGGATGATTGCGGGTACAGTAATCAGTCAGGATGGTGGCATGTCTGCACAACCGGTAGATCTTCAAATTTTTGGCCGTTCATTACGAGTAAATTGTCCGCCGGAACAGCAAGATGCGCTGAACCTGGCTGCTGAAGACCTCAATCAACGGTTGCAAGACTTAAAAGTTCGCACTAGAGTCACGAATACCGAGCAGTTAGTTTTTATTGCTGCACTGAATATTTGCCACGAGTTGGCGCAGGAGAAATCCAAAACTCGTGACTATGCGTCAAATATGGAGCAGCGCATCCGGATGCTGCAACAGACCATTGAACAGGCGTTGCTTGAACAGGGTCGCATTACTGAACGTACCGGAACGAACTTCGAATAACACTTTAACGTTAGCTATGATAGAGTGACGTTGAAGGACAAAATTCTCTGAGGTGTTTGCAAGCGGGCCAGTCCCCTGAGCCGATATTTCATACCAAACAGAGTGTGGCGCTCTGTAACCTGTGTGTATGCTCGGTCCGTCCGAGAAACCTGATGGTTACGACGGCATGCTCACCTTGAACCAAGGGTTCAAGGGTTACAGCCTGCGGCGGCATCTCGGAGATCCCTCTTTTTATTTCTGTTCTATCCCACCATTGACAGTTCCCGCACGACCCGGCAACCTGCCCTTTCCGAACAAATAATCTGCGTTTACGCTAAGCAAGCACACCGAACCCGGTGTTCAGGACCTGCCTGGATTTATGAATCTCAACCCGTGCGATCGTCATCATATCCGTGACAATATCCGCCGGCTGCGTCGCCAGCTCAGCGACGAGCAGCAGCAGCTTGCCGCCATGCAGGTCGCCGAACGTGCGCTCAGTTTTGCTCCGATACGGCAGGCGCATAACATTGCGCTGTTCCTTTCTGTCGATGGCGAACTGAATACAGGCCCGCTGATAGCCCGCCTCTGGCAGCGCCAGCAACAGGTTTATCTACCGGTGCTGCACCCCTTCTCGCCGGGTAACCTGCTGTTTATACGCTACGACGAACATACCCAGCTGAAAAATAACCGCCTGCGCATCCCGGAACCGCCGCTGGACGTTCGTCGGCTTCTGCCGCTCAGTCAGCTGGACGTGGTCATGGTGCCGCTGGTGGCCTTTGATAACACCGGGCAGCGCCTGGGTATGGGCGGAGGATTTTACGACAGGACGTTGCAGAGCTGGCGGCAGCACGGTTTCTTACCGGTGGGGCTGGCTCATGACTGTCAGCGGGTTGAGCAGCTGCCAGTGGCAAGCTGGGATGTGCCCCTGCCAGCGCTGATCACGCCGTCAAAAATCTGGCAGTGGTGATGGCTGGAGATTAATCGGCGGACTTGCCCCCGACCTTACGTCGGTGGGCAGACCTTTTGCTAGCGAAACGTTAGTAAAGCAGACGTGTGCGGACGGTGCCGGGGATCGACTTCATCAGCTGCAACGCTTTATCGGCGATTTCCTGCGGCGCTTCGACGTCAATCACCACATATCCCATTTTCGGGGTAGTTTGCAGATACTGGGCGAGGATATTGATGCCCTGCTCCGCAAAGATTTGGTTAATCGCCGTCAGTACGCCCGGACGGTTTTCGTGAATATGCATCAGGCGGCTGGCGTTGGCACCGTGCATGGGCAGTGAAGCTTCAGGGAAGTTAACCGCTGAAAGCGTAGAGCCGTTATCAGAGTATTTCGCCAACTTACCCGCGACTTCAATACCGATATTCTCCTGCGCTTCCTGAGTAGAACCGCCGATATGTGGCGTCAGGATGACGTTATCAAACTCGCACAGTGGAGAATTGAACGGATCGCTGTTGGTAGCCGGCTCCACGGGGAAGACGTCAATTGCCGCGCCCGCCAGGTGCTTAGACGCCAGCGCATTGCACAGAGCAGGAATATCGACCACCGTACCGCGTGAGGCGTTGATCAGCAGCGCGCCTGGCTTCATCTGCGACAGCTGTTCCGCGCCCATCATATCTTGGGTGGACAGGGTTTCCGGCACATGCAGGCTTACCACGTCGCTCATGTTAAGCAGGTCAGAAAGATGTTGAACCTGGGTGGCATTACCCAGCGGCAGCTTGCTTTCGATATCATAGAAGAAGACGTGCATACCGAGGCTTTCGGCCAGTACGCCCAGCTGCATGCCAATATGACCATAGCCAATGATGCCCAGCTTTTTGCCACGCGCTTCATAAGAGCCAACCGCCAGTTTGTGCCACTGACCGCGGTGCGCCTTGGCGTTTGCCGCAGGAACACCGCGCAGCATTAGCAGCAGCTCGCCGATAACCAGTTCAGCCACGGAACGAGTATTGGAGAATGGCGCGTTGAACACCGGGATACCGCGTATTGCCGCAGCGCCCAGATCGACCTGATTAGTCCCAATGCAGAAGCAGCCAACCGCCACCAGCTTCTCCGCCGCGGCGAAAATCTCTTCAGTAAGGTGGGTACGCGAACGCAGTCCGATGAAGTGCGCATCGCGGATAGACTCTTTCAGTGCTTCGCTATCCAGTGCGCCCTTGTGAAATTCGATGTTGGTGTAGCCTGCCGAGCGCAGATTATCAATTGCACTCTGATGCACGCCTTCCACCAAGAGGAATTTAATCTTGTCTTTCTCCAGTGATACTTTTGCCATTTCCCGTTCCCGACCTTATTTAGCAGACCTCAGATGTGGCTGTATCCCCTCCCCGGCCTGTTGTCGGTAAGCTGGCCGCCCGCTTGGTGACGTCATCACAGGGAAGGCAGCTCCGTGCTGCAACAGGAGATCGGGTGAGGATATAAGATAGCCTTCTGCCAAAATAACAAAATTTACGCCAGCAGCAATACAAACGATTGCCTGGCCGCCAGTACTTCAGACCCGTCTGCCAGCACAAATCGATAGAAAATTGTGGTGCAGCCCCAGCTCTCAGGAGGATCGCGTAGCCAGAAAGCAGAATGTGACATAAGTCACTAAATTTCAGCCATGAAATAAATTTTGTATTTGATGCAGAAATAGCAGACGCCGACACGGCACCTGATAGATCATTTTTTGATGGTCTTCACACCATCGGCAGTGCCAATTAACGCCACATCGGCACCCCGAGCGGCAAACAGGCCCACCGTCACCACGCCGGTCAGCGCGTTGATCGCCGTTTCCAGCCTGATGGGGTCAATAATACTGAGGTTATACACGTCGAGAATAATATTGCCGTTGTCGGTGATCACATCTTGACGGTACTCCGGCAGACCGCCGAGCTTTACCAGCTCGCGCGCGACGTAGGAGCGTGCCATCGGGATCACTTCCACCGGCAGCGGAAAGTGCCCCAGCACATCAACCTGCTTCGACTCATCAGCAATACAGATAAAACGATCGGCAACCGCAGCAATGATTTTCTCGCGCG
This DNA window, taken from Erwinia tasmaniensis Et1/99, encodes the following:
- the pepP gene encoding Xaa-Pro aminopeptidase, which produces MTQQEFLRRRQALLAKMAPASAALIFAAPEVTRSNDSEYPYRQNSDFWYFTGFNEPEAMLMLIKSADNHSHSVLFNRVRDLTAEIWFGRRLGQDAAPASLAVDRALPWDDIADQTHLLLNGLDVVYHAQGQYAFADRIVFSALEKLRSGSRQNLSAPTTLTDWRPWVHELRLIKSPEEQAVLREAGRISALAHTRAMQQSRPGMFEYQLEGEIQHEFNRHGARFPSYNTIVGSGENACILHYTENESQMRDGQLVLIDAGCEFKGYAGDITRTFPVGGKFSAPQRAVYDIVLASLNRALALYRPGTSIREVTAQAVQVMVSGLVKLGIMQGDVDILIAENAHRQFFMHGLSHWLGLDVHDVGHYGVDRDRVLQPGMVLTIEPGLYIAPDADVPPEYRGIGIRIEDDIIITADGNENLTDSVVKDADEIEALMAAAKRP
- a CDS encoding YecA/YgfB family protein encodes the protein MSLTNIMPGYNALASVLTQQGVAMTPAEMHGLISGLICGGSGDRWQTQVHDLTNEGIAWSQTLAQPLQQLHDATSNALEDDGFLFQLYLPEDDDISVFDRADALAGWVNHFLLGLGVTQPKLDKVKGETGEAIDDLRTIAQLGYDEDEDQEELEQSLEEVVEYVRVAALLCHDTFTRVSAPTNVVMKKPTLH
- the zapA gene encoding cell division protein ZapA, with the translated sequence MSAQPVDLQIFGRSLRVNCPPEQQDALNLAAEDLNQRLQDLKVRTRVTNTEQLVFIAALNICHELAQEKSKTRDYASNMEQRIRMLQQTIEQALLEQGRITERTGTNFE
- a CDS encoding 5-formyltetrahydrofolate cyclo-ligase, with the translated sequence MNLNPCDRHHIRDNIRRLRRQLSDEQQQLAAMQVAERALSFAPIRQAHNIALFLSVDGELNTGPLIARLWQRQQQVYLPVLHPFSPGNLLFIRYDEHTQLKNNRLRIPEPPLDVRRLLPLSQLDVVMVPLVAFDNTGQRLGMGGGFYDRTLQSWRQHGFLPVGLAHDCQRVEQLPVASWDVPLPALITPSKIWQW
- the serA gene encoding phosphoglycerate dehydrogenase, producing MAKVSLEKDKIKFLLVEGVHQSAIDNLRSAGYTNIEFHKGALDSEALKESIRDAHFIGLRSRTHLTEEIFAAAEKLVAVGCFCIGTNQVDLGAAAIRGIPVFNAPFSNTRSVAELVIGELLLMLRGVPAANAKAHRGQWHKLAVGSYEARGKKLGIIGYGHIGMQLGVLAESLGMHVFFYDIESKLPLGNATQVQHLSDLLNMSDVVSLHVPETLSTQDMMGAEQLSQMKPGALLINASRGTVVDIPALCNALASKHLAGAAIDVFPVEPATNSDPFNSPLCEFDNVILTPHIGGSTQEAQENIGIEVAGKLAKYSDNGSTLSAVNFPEASLPMHGANASRLMHIHENRPGVLTAINQIFAEQGINILAQYLQTTPKMGYVVIDVEAPQEIADKALQLMKSIPGTVRTRLLY
- the rpiA gene encoding ribose-5-phosphate isomerase RpiA, giving the protein MTQDELKKAVGWAALDYVTPGTIVGVGTGSTAAHFIDALASIKHQIEGTVSSSEMSTARLKAYGIPVFDLNEIDALSLYVDGADEINGQMQMIKGGGAALTREKIIAAVADRFICIADESKQVDVLGHFPLPVEVIPMARSYVARELVKLGGLPEYRQDVITDNGNIILDVYNLSIIDPIRLETAINALTGVVTVGLFAARGADVALIGTADGVKTIKK